A genome region from Bacillota bacterium includes the following:
- a CDS encoding zinc metallopeptidase, whose translation MPFFYPYYYSPYAIVVLPAIILALYAQLRVQATFQRYLQVRAQSGMTGADVARMLLRSQGLEGVRVETIPGRLTDHYDPRDRTLRLSQQVFYGNSLAALGVAAHETGHALQHATDYVPLSVRSSLVPAANIGSQLGLPLALFGYFFQSGFMLQLGIILFSLAVLFQLVTLPVEFNASSRALGLLEGQGVLARDEIGGARAVLQAAALTYVAATLSAVLQLLRLLLMAGLGRRRD comes from the coding sequence ATGCCTTTCTTTTACCCGTACTACTACAGCCCTTACGCCATAGTAGTATTACCGGCAATTATTTTGGCTTTGTATGCGCAGCTTAGGGTCCAGGCCACCTTCCAGCGCTACTTGCAGGTGCGGGCTCAAAGTGGTATGACTGGAGCCGATGTGGCCCGGATGCTTCTTAGGAGTCAGGGTCTGGAGGGTGTCAGGGTGGAGACTATTCCTGGCCGGCTCACCGATCATTATGATCCCCGTGATCGTACTCTGCGATTGTCCCAACAAGTATTTTATGGCAATTCGCTGGCGGCTTTAGGGGTAGCAGCTCACGAAACCGGACATGCCCTGCAGCATGCTACTGATTATGTACCACTTAGTGTACGTTCCAGTTTGGTACCGGCGGCCAATATCGGTTCCCAGCTTGGTTTGCCGCTGGCCCTGTTTGGATATTTCTTCCAGAGCGGGTTTATGCTGCAATTGGGGATCATACTCTTTAGTCTGGCAGTGTTGTTTCAATTGGTAACGCTGCCGGTGGAGTTTAATGCCAGTTCGCGGGCGCTGGGGTTGCTAGAAGGCCAGGGTGTACTGGCCCGGGATGAAATCGGCGGTGCCAGAGCGGTGCTTCAGGCGGCGGCCCTAACTTACGTGGCAGCTACTTTATCGGCTGTTCTGCAGCTGCTGAGGTTATTGTTAATGGCTGGCTTGGGACGACGCCGTGACTAA
- a CDS encoding HAD family hydrolase — protein sequence MLRAVTFDLWNTVIREKSEDSIEEVVITRLADILARYGEARPKEDITEVAMRCRDKVMGFQVNEGKEMPPEEQLAWIVAALDIPSTERLMAELYEAYTTASLEQLPEPVPGVARVLIQLKEQVDLALICNTGRTPGSTARIILERLGLKQHFSHLLFSNEVGVAKPHPEIFRQALAALGIQPQEAVHIGDDPRTDVRGARDIGMRTAWLAHGRQLTGVECDVVVHNWEDFLTWIRNQVTFSS from the coding sequence GTGCTCAGAGCGGTAACCTTTGATTTATGGAACACTGTAATTAGGGAAAAGTCTGAGGACAGTATTGAAGAAGTGGTGATTACACGACTGGCAGATATCTTGGCTCGATATGGGGAAGCTAGGCCCAAGGAGGACATAACGGAGGTAGCTATGCGTTGCCGGGATAAAGTGATGGGGTTTCAAGTAAATGAAGGAAAAGAAATGCCGCCTGAGGAGCAGCTAGCTTGGATAGTGGCGGCGCTAGATATTCCCAGTACCGAGCGGCTCATGGCCGAGCTGTATGAAGCCTACACCACCGCCTCCTTGGAACAATTGCCTGAGCCGGTGCCCGGGGTGGCACGAGTGCTGATCCAACTGAAAGAACAGGTGGACTTGGCCCTAATCTGCAACACCGGGAGAACACCGGGCAGTACGGCCCGCATTATTTTGGAACGGCTCGGCTTGAAACAACATTTTTCCCACTTGCTTTTTTCCAATGAAGTAGGGGTAGCCAAACCGCATCCGGAGATTTTTCGGCAAGCGCTGGCTGCTTTAGGGATACAACCTCAGGAAGCGGTTCATATCGGCGATGATCCGCGTACCGATGTAAGAGGGGCGCGCGACATTGGCATGCGCACGGCCTGGCTAGCCCACGGCCGACAACTAACAGGAGTAGAATGCGATGTAGTTGTCCATAACTGGGAGGATTTCTTAACGTGGATAAGAAACCAGGTAACGTTTTCATCCTAA
- a CDS encoding alanine--glyoxylate aminotransferase family protein: MLELKKDYGELAPTERALLGAGPSGVDPRVLRAMSTPLLGHLDPEFIEIMNDTRDLLRYVFQTENTLTLPMSGTGSAGMDTALSNLLEPGDKAIVAVCGVFGERMVDIAGRTGAEVKVINGEWGRIIEVEQVEAAFKEMPDAKVLAFVHAETSTGIIQPVDDIVRIAHEHGALVAMDCVTSLGGAPVLIDEWGIDAAYSGTQKCISCPPGLAPVTMNAKAQEALHNRKTKVPSWYLDLTMIERYWGQERFYHHTAPISMVYALREALRIIAEEGLTARWARHELNAKAFSTGCEAMGLKPFAQEGYRLPSLVTLWVPEGVQDAAVRQHLLRAFNLEISGGLGPVKGQIWRVGLMGSNSNRKNIMLALTALASALNAQGFKASASAALEAATAVYDGSRK; this comes from the coding sequence ATGTTAGAACTGAAGAAGGATTACGGTGAACTGGCACCGACGGAGCGAGCGCTTCTTGGTGCGGGGCCCAGCGGAGTAGATCCAAGGGTTCTTAGAGCCATGAGCACACCGCTGTTAGGGCATCTTGATCCGGAGTTCATTGAGATTATGAACGACACCCGCGACTTACTGCGCTACGTGTTCCAGACTGAAAACACCTTGACGTTACCCATGTCCGGAACCGGAAGTGCCGGCATGGACACAGCCTTGTCCAATTTGCTGGAGCCTGGAGACAAAGCCATTGTGGCTGTCTGCGGCGTGTTTGGCGAACGAATGGTAGATATTGCCGGTCGTACCGGTGCTGAGGTAAAGGTTATCAACGGCGAGTGGGGCCGCATTATTGAGGTTGAACAAGTAGAAGCGGCATTCAAAGAAATGCCCGATGCTAAAGTGTTGGCCTTTGTCCATGCCGAGACTTCCACCGGTATCATACAACCGGTAGACGACATTGTTCGTATTGCCCACGAGCATGGAGCCCTGGTAGCTATGGACTGCGTCACTTCACTGGGCGGAGCGCCGGTATTAATTGACGAGTGGGGGATTGACGCGGCCTACAGCGGCACCCAAAAATGCATCAGCTGTCCGCCGGGCTTGGCACCGGTTACTATGAATGCCAAGGCTCAAGAAGCGCTCCATAATCGCAAGACCAAGGTTCCCAGTTGGTACTTAGATCTTACCATGATCGAACGTTACTGGGGCCAAGAGAGGTTTTACCACCATACAGCTCCCATCAGCATGGTCTATGCCTTGCGTGAAGCGCTGCGCATTATTGCCGAAGAGGGACTTACAGCCCGGTGGGCCCGGCACGAACTAAATGCCAAAGCATTTAGCACCGGTTGTGAAGCTATGGGACTTAAGCCGTTTGCCCAAGAAGGTTATCGTCTCCCCAGCTTAGTTACCTTGTGGGTGCCGGAAGGAGTACAGGATGCAGCGGTCCGGCAACATCTGCTGCGAGCTTTCAATCTCGAGATCAGCGGCGGCCTCGGCCCCGTCAAAGGTCAGATCTGGCGTGTGGGTCTCATGGGCTCCAACTCCAACCGCAAGAACATCATGCTGGCCCTAACAGCCCTGGCTTCCGCACTCAACGCCCAAGGGTTCAAAGCCTCGGCCAGCGCAGCCCTAGAAGCTGCTACAGCAGTTTACGACGGTTCCCGGAAGTAA
- the dapA gene encoding 4-hydroxy-tetrahydrodipicolinate synthase yields MIRGVFAPIATPFKAGDGNIYWDKLKFNLDRWSKSGLAGLVVLGSNGEFQLLSRQEKEQLISFVRENTPTELKVIAGTGCESTQETIDLSKRAAELGADAVLVVTPNYYKACYTPTALKAYFEAVADACPIPVMLYNMPGNTGINMTADLVAELAGHPNIVGEKDSSGSIVQVAETISKTSPDFTVFAGSASWLLPALCLGAKGGTVALANVLPEQCVAIYDYFQAGKLEEARQIQLNVLEINKAVTARWGPAGLKAAMDLVGYYGGPPRLPIQPLTPTQLEELKQILQRGQFIES; encoded by the coding sequence ATGATCAGAGGTGTTTTTGCACCTATTGCTACACCCTTTAAAGCCGGCGACGGCAACATCTACTGGGATAAACTCAAGTTCAACTTAGATAGATGGTCTAAGTCTGGGCTGGCTGGGCTGGTGGTTCTGGGATCTAACGGCGAGTTTCAGCTCCTTTCGCGTCAGGAGAAGGAACAGTTGATCAGTTTTGTGCGGGAGAATACACCGACAGAGCTAAAAGTTATCGCTGGCACTGGCTGTGAGTCCACCCAGGAAACCATTGACCTGTCAAAAAGGGCAGCTGAACTGGGAGCAGATGCTGTATTGGTTGTTACCCCCAACTATTACAAGGCATGCTATACTCCAACTGCTTTAAAAGCCTATTTTGAAGCTGTGGCCGATGCTTGCCCGATCCCAGTGATGCTCTATAACATGCCTGGCAATACCGGTATTAACATGACAGCGGATCTTGTGGCCGAATTGGCTGGACATCCCAACATTGTAGGCGAAAAGGACAGTTCGGGGAGCATTGTTCAAGTGGCCGAGACCATCTCAAAAACCTCCCCCGATTTTACCGTGTTTGCCGGGTCGGCCAGCTGGCTATTGCCAGCACTTTGCCTGGGGGCTAAGGGGGGCACAGTGGCACTGGCCAACGTGCTCCCAGAGCAGTGTGTTGCCATCTACGATTATTTTCAAGCTGGAAAGTTGGAAGAAGCGCGCCAAATCCAGCTAAATGTGCTGGAAATCAATAAAGCGGTTACCGCCCGGTGGGGGCCGGCCGGACTAAAAGCGGCCATGGATTTGGTAGGTTATTACGGCGGTCCGCCGCGGCTGCCGATTCAGCCACTCACACCGACTCAGTTAGAGGAACTGAAGCAAATCCTGCAGCGGGGCCAATTTATCGAAAGTTAA